The genomic stretch GTCAGGTTGAGAATGGGATCCAAAAACGAATTTTTAGAGAGTAATATAAGAGGAGTTACATTACTGGATTTATAGTTTTTCTAAAAGCATGGTTCCATATCCATACCCTCCTCCAAATACACTAACCACTATTTTTTCTCCCATTTTAAACATATTCCAGTTTTCTGATAGTCCTATTGCAGATCCGGCAGATCCTGTATTTCCTAAATATTGAATATTAGATATAACCGATTCTGCTTTCATTTCTAATTGTTCCATTACTTTTTTAGAAATTCTAAAATTTGCTTGGTGAGGTATAAAATAAGCCATATCTTTTATAGAATAATTGTTTTTTTCCAATATTTGCTTTGTTATAGAAGACATGTAGTTGCAGGCGTTTAGAAATACGTCTTTTCCGAATGGCATCTGTATTTTTCCGAATGGCATTTTAAGGGTTACAGAGTCGGGTCCATGTCCCGATAAGGCAGCTCCTTTTGTAATTATTTCTTGAACTTTTATACTTGCATATTCATATTCTTTGCATACTAATATAGCAACGGATCCGTCTCCCCAGAGATGCCCTGACACTTTATCTTTTTCATCGTTAAAGGCAGTATTATGCTCTGATATTACGATAAGAGCATTTTGAGATTTTTTGGTTGCGAAGTATCCTTCTACGACTTCCATAGCATTTATAAAAGAAGAGCAAGCGGAAGATATCGTTAACACAATAGAATTCATAGCTTTGAGATATTTTTGTATCCTGTGTGCAAAGGTTCCAATAGTGTCATCGGGGGTATAAGATGCACCAATAATGAGATCTACTTTATCTAATGGAAAAGTTGTTATAGTTGCTAATTTTTTTACCGATTCTATAGCCATAGTGGATGTATTTTCATCTGGGCTGGCTTTTCTTCTTTCCATTATTCCTGTTCTTTCCTTTATCCATTCGTTAGAAAGTCCATTTAATTTTGTAAAATACTCGTTGTTTAAAATGGTATATGGGACATAATGAGCTATATTTTTTATATACATTGTATTTACTTTTTATATATTATTTTTTTATACTCAGGCGTACTCATAACAAATGAATATATTTTTTCTCCTGCCTTATTCGTATAAAATAGATCATAAAAATCTTTTTCAGGAACGTGTTTAGATATTAATAAAATAGGTTCCGGATACTGTCTCGCTAAAAATATATCTGAATAGACAGGAAAAGAGATATTTTTTTGAGTATTACTGAGTAACCCTATTCCGTATAGAGTTTGTATTTTTAGGATTTTTTCATCTTTTTGTTGAAAAAATATTTGTACATCTAGTATTGTATCTCTTAATACTTTATTAGTAAAAGAGAGTATTTTCCAATATACTC from Chitinophagaceae bacterium encodes the following:
- a CDS encoding ketoacyl-ACP synthase III; this translates as MYIKNIAHYVPYTILNNEYFTKLNGLSNEWIKERTGIMERRKASPDENTSTMAIESVKKLATITTFPLDKVDLIIGASYTPDDTIGTFAHRIQKYLKAMNSIVLTISSACSSFINAMEVVEGYFATKKSQNALIVISEHNTAFNDEKDKVSGHLWGDGSVAILVCKEYEYASIKVQEIITKGAALSGHGPDSVTLKMPFGKIQMPFGKDVFLNACNYMSSITKQILEKNNYSIKDMAYFIPHQANFRISKKVMEQLEMKAESVISNIQYLGNTGSAGSAIGLSENWNMFKMGEKIVVSVFGGGYGYGTMLLEKL